A window of the Haloquadratum walsbyi C23 genome harbors these coding sequences:
- a CDS encoding uL15m family ribosomal protein: protein MTSKKRRQRGSRTHGGGTHKNRRGAGHRGGRGRAGRDKHEQHNYEPIGKHGFKRPPGAERTVAEISVQELDEGAALFVAEETAEFDDGAYHIDARDIADDADSADITKVLGDGQVRQELHVIADAFSDTARTLIEDAGGSATLTEQGKSIAVDEDEEPNSNDEN, encoded by the coding sequence ATGACATCAAAGAAAAGACGACAGCGTGGGTCACGAACGCATGGTGGTGGAACGCACAAAAATCGCCGCGGTGCTGGTCACCGTGGTGGTCGAGGTCGTGCTGGTCGTGATAAACATGAACAGCATAATTATGAGCCGATTGGGAAACACGGATTCAAACGACCACCAGGTGCTGAGCGGACTGTTGCAGAAATATCCGTTCAGGAACTCGATGAGGGTGCAGCATTGTTCGTTGCAGAGGAGACTGCTGAATTTGATGATGGTGCCTATCATATCGATGCACGAGATATTGCTGATGATGCTGACAGTGCAGATATAACGAAAGTACTTGGTGACGGTCAAGTTCGACAGGAGTTACACGTTATTGCTGATGCATTCTCCGATACCGCACGAACGCTGATTGAGGATGCCGGTGGCAGTGCAACGCTCACTGAACAAGGAAAGTCAATTGCTGTTGATGAAGACGAAGAACCTAACAGTAACGACGAAAATTAA
- a CDS encoding 50S ribosomal protein L18, with the protein MATGPRYKVPMRRRREVRTDYHQRLRLLKSGKPRLVARVSNRHVRAQLITPGPDGDETHVAASSEHLSEYGWEAPTGNLPSAYLTGYLAGMRAIEADLDEAVLDIGLNTATPGNKVFVVQEGAIDAGVSIPHNESVLADWSRNRGEHIAAYAEQRDEPLYNSDFDATTLPEHFDTVLETIQDTDITMNTDADTDNNNSQSVGDNE; encoded by the coding sequence ATGGCAACAGGACCACGATACAAAGTACCGATGCGACGTCGTCGCGAGGTCCGGACTGATTACCACCAGAGGTTGCGCCTGCTAAAATCTGGTAAGCCACGCCTTGTTGCTCGTGTGAGCAACCGGCATGTTAGGGCGCAGCTGATAACACCTGGTCCGGATGGCGATGAAACACACGTAGCCGCTTCCTCAGAGCATCTGAGTGAGTACGGTTGGGAGGCACCAACAGGGAACCTTCCAAGTGCGTATCTCACCGGATACCTTGCAGGAATGCGTGCTATTGAAGCAGATCTCGATGAGGCTGTCCTCGATATTGGATTGAACACAGCAACACCCGGTAACAAGGTGTTTGTTGTCCAGGAAGGAGCAATTGATGCGGGTGTCTCAATCCCACATAATGAGTCAGTGCTTGCAGACTGGTCGCGTAACCGTGGCGAGCATATCGCCGCCTATGCCGAGCAGCGCGATGAGCCGCTGTATAACAGCGACTTTGATGCAACGACACTTCCAGAGCATTTCGATACGGTGCTTGAGACCATACAAGACACAGATATAACTATGAACACCGACGCGGATACAGATAATAATAATTCCCAATCAGTGGGTGATAACGAATGA
- the secY gene encoding preprotein translocase subunit SecY: MGWKEAAEPVLTRMPSVARPEGHVPFRQKLGWTAGILVMYFFLTNVTMFGLQTGGAGGDFYGQFRSILAGSQGSILQLGIGPIVTASIVLQLLGGANLLGLDTDDPRDQILYQGLQKLLVVVMICLTGLPMVFAGNFLPASQAVADSLAVGVGGVKTIIFAQMFVGGILILFMDEIVSKWGVGSGVGLFIIAGVSQQLVAGLFSWQSLGGQSGFIPTWVGIVTGAVDIGSPLTPGGLSDVFLGQGQILALITTVFIFGIVVYAESVRVEIPLAHANVKGARGRFPVKLIYASVLPMILVRALQANIQFLGQILNNWWSGMPLWLGEYTQGQVTGGLFWYLAPIQSRQDWMWFLGFTSQEPLAIIARVLIDLTFMIAGGAVFAIFWVETTGMGPEATARQIQNSGMQIPGFRRNPQVIEKVMERYIPQVTVIGGGLVGLLAVLANMLGTIGGVSGTGLLLTVSITYKLYEEIAEEQLMEMHPMMRQMFGD, from the coding sequence ATGGGATGGAAGGAGGCCGCTGAACCGGTATTGACACGAATGCCCTCTGTTGCGCGTCCAGAGGGGCATGTGCCGTTTCGTCAAAAGTTAGGATGGACGGCTGGCATCCTCGTCATGTACTTTTTCTTGACGAACGTCACAATGTTTGGATTACAGACAGGCGGTGCTGGGGGAGATTTCTATGGGCAATTCCGCAGCATCCTTGCTGGGTCACAAGGGTCGATTCTACAGTTAGGGATTGGACCAATCGTGACAGCAAGTATTGTGCTTCAGTTGCTTGGTGGTGCGAATCTCCTTGGTCTTGACACTGATGACCCACGTGATCAGATTCTCTATCAGGGACTTCAAAAACTACTTGTCGTTGTGATGATCTGCTTGACTGGATTGCCAATGGTATTTGCAGGGAATTTCCTCCCAGCAAGTCAGGCAGTTGCAGACTCACTTGCCGTTGGGGTAGGTGGGGTGAAGACAATCATTTTCGCGCAGATGTTTGTTGGCGGCATTCTCATCTTGTTTATGGATGAAATTGTGAGCAAGTGGGGGGTTGGATCCGGCGTTGGATTGTTCATTATCGCCGGCGTAAGTCAGCAACTTGTTGCTGGATTATTTAGTTGGCAGAGTCTTGGTGGACAAAGTGGCTTTATTCCAACATGGGTTGGTATCGTGACTGGCGCTGTTGATATCGGGTCACCGCTGACACCAGGTGGGCTTTCGGATGTCTTCCTTGGACAAGGTCAGATTTTGGCGCTGATTACGACAGTGTTTATTTTCGGGATTGTTGTCTATGCTGAGAGTGTCCGCGTTGAAATTCCACTTGCGCATGCAAATGTGAAAGGAGCGCGTGGACGATTCCCGGTGAAGCTCATCTATGCAAGTGTCCTACCAATGATTCTTGTACGAGCATTACAGGCGAACATCCAGTTCCTTGGACAAATTCTTAATAACTGGTGGAGCGGGATGCCGCTATGGCTTGGCGAATACACCCAGGGGCAGGTTACCGGTGGATTGTTTTGGTATCTTGCGCCGATTCAGTCTCGACAGGATTGGATGTGGTTCCTTGGGTTTACTTCACAAGAGCCGCTTGCTATCATCGCTCGGGTGTTAATCGATCTTACATTCATGATTGCTGGGGGTGCGGTATTCGCCATTTTCTGGGTCGAAACAACCGGTATGGGTCCAGAAGCAACCGCCCGCCAAATCCAGAATTCAGGAATGCAAATCCCTGGATTCCGACGGAATCCACAGGTGATTGAGAAAGTGATGGAGCGATATATCCCACAAGTGACCGTTATCGGTGGTGGACTTGTTGGATTGCTTGCTGTTCTTGCAAATATGCTCGGAACAATTGGTGGCGTCTCCGGGACGGGACTCTTACTCACAGTCTCGATTACATACAAACTGTATGAGGAAATTGCCGAAGAACAATTAATGGAGATGCACCCGATGATGCGTCAAATGTTCGGCGATTGA
- a CDS encoding 50S ribosomal protein L30 codes for MQAIIQLRGPVNMSGAVEDTLAMLNLHRVNHCALVPETETYRGMITKVNEYVAHGEPSVEVLSTVLERRVESENSDETVDETWLEAHTEYDDFDALATALIEEETTLRDQGLSPVLRLHPPRGGHRGQKHPTAEGGQIGVHDTDQINELLEAMR; via the coding sequence ATGCAAGCGATCATCCAACTGCGTGGTCCTGTCAATATGAGTGGCGCTGTTGAAGATACGCTTGCTATGCTTAATCTTCACCGAGTGAATCATTGCGCGCTCGTTCCTGAAACAGAGACGTATCGCGGCATGATCACAAAGGTGAATGAGTACGTCGCACATGGGGAGCCAAGTGTTGAGGTGCTTTCGACAGTGCTCGAACGACGCGTTGAATCTGAGAATAGTGATGAAACAGTTGATGAAACGTGGCTCGAAGCGCATACCGAGTATGATGACTTCGATGCACTTGCAACTGCACTTATCGAAGAGGAAACGACTCTTCGCGATCAGGGATTATCACCTGTTCTTCGGTTACATCCGCCGCGTGGTGGTCATCGGGGGCAGAAACACCCGACTGCTGAGGGCGGACAGATCGGTGTTCACGACACCGATCAAATTAATGAACTTCTGGAGGCAATGCGATGA
- a CDS encoding 30S ribosomal protein S5: MSQSQRNSDGWTPRTRLGRMVQDGDVTSMEQALNSGLPLKEPELVDQLLPGLDDEVLDINMVQRMTDSGRRVKFRCVVAIGNRNGFLGYAEGRDDQVGSAIQKAIDVAKLNLISVDRGSGSWEDSAGGVNSLTRNAEGKAGSVTVEVMPAPQGLGLAAAETVSNILELAGVEDAWTRSNGNTRTTVNLAKATYNALRNASQSRTPRRAAAKQREQEVSE; the protein is encoded by the coding sequence ATGAGCCAGAGTCAACGAAACAGCGACGGCTGGACACCGCGCACACGACTTGGTCGTATGGTACAAGATGGCGATGTAACGTCAATGGAACAAGCGCTTAATTCCGGACTTCCACTCAAGGAACCAGAACTCGTTGATCAGTTACTCCCTGGATTGGACGACGAGGTGCTCGATATTAACATGGTTCAACGGATGACTGATTCTGGTCGACGCGTGAAATTCCGTTGTGTTGTCGCAATCGGAAATCGCAATGGATTCCTTGGTTATGCCGAGGGACGTGATGATCAAGTTGGTTCCGCAATTCAAAAAGCGATTGACGTTGCAAAATTAAATCTTATCTCCGTTGATCGTGGCTCTGGGTCATGGGAAGATTCTGCTGGCGGCGTCAATTCGTTGACCCGAAATGCCGAGGGTAAGGCTGGGTCGGTGACAGTTGAAGTGATGCCCGCCCCGCAAGGACTTGGGTTGGCGGCTGCTGAGACTGTGAGTAATATTCTTGAACTTGCAGGCGTTGAAGATGCGTGGACGCGTTCGAATGGAAACACTCGAACGACAGTTAATCTTGCAAAAGCAACATATAATGCACTTCGAAATGCTTCGCAGTCGCGGACGCCTCGTCGTGCGGCAGCTAAACAACGCGAGCAAGAGGTGTCTGAGTGA